The Arachis ipaensis cultivar K30076 chromosome B07, Araip1.1, whole genome shotgun sequence genomic interval tctatactctgacatagagactctCACTTTTTCTTTGCTTCTCCATTTGTGTGTGTAGAAATAGGGGTAGTTCATTATGGATCTAAATGGGAATACACAACTTAGAAGAACCCTGGGTTCTTACACAGCCCCTGCTCTTCATTTCCATGGAAGGAGCATTAGTGTACCCCCTATTAGAGCAGATGATTTTGAGCTCAACCCACAGCTGATCATACTAGTACAACAAAATTGTCAGTTTCAGGGACTCCTACACGAAGATCCTAATATGTTCATATCtaactttctgccgatctgtgaTATTGTGAAGACCAATGGAATGGACCTTGTAGTCTACAGGCTGatgctctttccatttgctgtgagggatcaAGCAAAGGAATTACTTGAGGGtcaacccaaggagagcttgAACACCTGGGACACGGTTGTCAACAAGTTCCTAAACAAGTTCTTTCCCCCGTAGAGGTTGACAAAGCTGAGGACAGACGTATAGACCTTTAGGCAGGAAGAGAACAAGTCCCTCTATGATGCTTGGGAAAGGTATAAGTTGATGCTCAGGAAATGCCCTTCTTATATGTTCTCAGATCGGGTTAAGAtagacatcttctatgaaggactctctGAGATGACCAAGAAGTCATTTGATCATTCTGCAGGTGGTTTTCTGCACATGAAGAAGACGTCCAAAGAGGCAACTgggctcattgagatggttgctaataaccagtacTTATACTCATCTGAGAGGACTCCAAGTAGGAAAGGAGCTCAAGAAGTGGAGATTGTAGAGGAACTTTGTGCTCAGAACAAACTTATAATTCAACAAATGAGTCTCCATGCTCAACAACTGAATAGCATGCAGAGAGCAAACACAAAAATTCAGGGCGCCATCCCTTGCAATATAAATGACGGCTACCCTCAAGGTGGAACCTACAATAATGCTCAGTGTGTACCTGAATAGATCAATTATATGGAAAGTTCCCCTAGAAGTCCCAAGGATGTTACCAACTCATAGAGCGCTAACAATGGGTCAAAAGAACAACCCAGAATACTCTTAATTTGTCATTCATTGTTACAGAAATTGCAAACAATCAACAAAGCTTTATGCGGGATACCCAAGCCTCCCCTAAGAACCTAGAGATCCAATTGAACTAGACAAAACAACAAATGTCTGAGCAAATAAAAGAATGCCAAGCAATTCAACTAAGGAGCGGCAAAACATTGGGCACTCAGAATCAGAATAAGGAGGAGCAGGATGGGGGAGAGCCACCAGAGAGTAATGttatagaaataaagaaagccaTAAAGGGCACTGAACACCCAAAGAGGAGTGAAATGGACGTTGCACGTCCAGGAAGGAGCaaagtgggcgctgaacgcccagggaGGGGAGCACTAGGTGTCAATGAAAATTTAAAGAATGTTCCCCCCTCCCCAGGAACTCTGACGACCTCTTTCCAATCACTCTGGATGCTCATCCTGCACTACCCAAGGCTCCAGAATACAAGGCCAAGCTACCATAGCCACAGAAGCTTCAAAAAGTAGAGAAGGACAAACAATTCTCCAAGTTTTTGGAAGTCTTCCTGAAGCTTGAGATAAATATTCTTTTTGCAGAGGCCCTtgaacaaatgcctctatatgctaAGATCATGAAGAAAATACTGAATAACAAGAGGGATTGGAAGGAAGTAGAGACAGTGGTGCTTACTAAGGAGTGTAGTGCAGCCATTCAGAGGAATCTTCCCGAGAAACTACAAGACCCCGGGAGCTTTATAATTCCCTGTACCATTGAAAACACTCTTATTCGGAAGCCCTTATGTGATCTAGGAGCAAATATCAACCTCATGTCGCTATCATTGATGAGAAAGCTCCAAATTGAGGAATTAAAGCGTACACGCATCTGTCTCCAGTTAGCTTACCGTTCTATCAAGTTCTCGTTCGAAGTGGTGGAAGacttacttgtgaaagtagggtCTTTTATATTCCCTACTGAATTTATAATATTGGATATGGAAGAGGACAAGAACGcttccatcattcttggaagaccgttcttagccactgataaaccgctattttatgatttattttgtattgaattgagcggatggtgcacgaaattacaatcacacttttgcaactccacacaactaaccagaaagtgcattgggtcgtccaagtaataccttacgtgagtaagggtcgatcccacggagattgtcggcttgaagcaagctatggttatcttgtaactatTAGTCAAGATagcaataattctcagatttgattgtaaaaagtaaaagaacatgaaataaatacttattatgcagtaatgaagaacaggttgaggcattggagatgctttgtcctctgaatctctgctttcctactatcttcttcttcatgcacgcaaggctccttccatggcaagctttatgttgggcatcaccgttgtcaatggctacttcccgtcctctcagtgaaaatgttccaaatgcgctgtcaccgcacgactaatcaactgtcggttctcgatcatgtcggaataggatccattgatccttttgcgtctgtcacacgcccaacaatcgcgagtttaaagctcgtcacagtcatcccttctcagatcctactcagaataccacagacaaggtttagacgttccggatctcaggaatggccgccaataattctagcttataccacgaagactctgatctgaatcatgaggctaagaaatatgcattcaatctagggtagaacggaggtggttgtcaggaacgcgttcataggtaagaatgatgatgagtgtcacagatcatcacattcatcaagttgaagtgcaaatgaatatcttagaatagaagcaagcgtgatagaatggaaaacattagtaattgcattaattcatgaagaacagcagagctcctcacccccaacaatggggtttagagactcatgccatagagaatacaataagaAATGTGTaatgtgtcatgaggtacaatatgaatcactgaaagtagtatttatagtaaactagtgacctagggttacagaaaatgagtaagctagggtgtttattgtaaaattctacttctggggcccacttggtgtgtgcttgggttgagcattg includes:
- the LOC107607580 gene encoding uncharacterized protein LOC107607580, with protein sequence MSEQIKECQAIQLRSGKTLGTQNQNKEEQDGGEPPESNVIEIKKAIKGTEHPKRSEMDVAQALEQMPLYAKIMKKILNNKRDWKEVETVVLTKECSAAIQRNLPEKLQDPGSFIIPCTIENTLIRKPLCDLGANINLMSLSLMRKLQIEELKRTRICLQLAYRSIKFSFEVVEDLLVKDGHLEGKRKTSKWDEQQVALHNLLKKAHQL